A genomic segment from Streptomyces sp. NBC_00459 encodes:
- a CDS encoding Ppx/GppA phosphatase family protein, which translates to MTRVAAVDCGTNSIRLLVADADPDTGELVDLDRRMTIVRLGQGVDRTGRLAPEALERTFAACREYAAVIKEHGAERLRFVATSASRDAENRDEFVRGVLDILGVEPEVISGEQEAEFSFTGATRELTGRADLAKPYLVVDIGGGSTEFVVGDDQVRGARSVDIGCVRMTERHLVRDGAVTDPPAEEQIAAIRSDIEAALDLAAETVPLSEARTLVGLAGSVTTVSAIAQNLSAYDPEAIHHSRVSYDRVREITETLLRSTHAERAAIPSMHSGRVDVIGAGALVLLSIMERIGASEVVVSEHDILDGIAWSVA; encoded by the coding sequence GTGACCCGCGTCGCCGCCGTCGACTGCGGTACGAACTCGATCCGCCTCCTCGTCGCCGACGCCGACCCGGACACCGGTGAACTCGTCGACCTGGACCGGCGGATGACCATCGTCCGGCTCGGCCAGGGCGTCGACCGTACGGGGCGGCTGGCCCCCGAGGCGCTGGAGCGGACCTTCGCGGCCTGCCGGGAGTACGCCGCGGTCATCAAGGAGCACGGCGCGGAGCGGCTGCGGTTCGTCGCGACGTCCGCCTCCCGGGACGCGGAGAACCGGGACGAGTTCGTCCGGGGCGTGCTGGACATCCTGGGTGTCGAGCCCGAGGTCATCTCGGGCGAGCAGGAGGCCGAGTTCTCCTTCACCGGCGCCACCAGGGAACTGACGGGGCGCGCCGACCTCGCCAAGCCCTACCTGGTCGTGGACATCGGCGGCGGCTCGACCGAGTTCGTCGTCGGGGACGACCAGGTGCGCGGGGCACGCTCCGTGGACATCGGGTGCGTACGGATGACGGAGCGGCACCTGGTGCGGGACGGCGCGGTCACCGATCCGCCCGCCGAGGAGCAGATCGCGGCGATCCGCTCGGACATCGAGGCGGCCCTGGACCTGGCGGCGGAGACGGTCCCGCTGAGCGAGGCGCGCACGCTGGTGGGGCTCGCGGGGTCGGTCACCACGGTGTCGGCGATCGCGCAGAACCTGTCCGCGTACGACCCCGAGGCCATCCACCATTCCCGGGTCTCCTACGACCGCGTCCGTGAGATCACCGAGACCCTTCTCCGGTCCACCCATGCCGAGCGTGCGGCGATTCCCTCCATGCACTCGGGGCGCGTCGACGTGATCGGTGCGGGGGCGCTCGTACTGCTCTCGATCATGGAGCGGATCGGGGCGTCGGAGGTCGTGGTGAGCGAGCACGACATCCTCGACGGGATCGCGTGGTCGGTCGCGTGA
- a CDS encoding FtsB family cell division protein codes for MAVKDRDRFSTATRIKLLGEQTAARVYRSQTKRQARRSRLTGRAALLALVLCTLIVALAYPIRQYVSQRADIAEMERERDQASRRVEQLRDLKARWQDDAYAEQQIRQRLHYVMPGETGYIVIDPDAAKQSRADLGAADRPWYANVWDGVDKADAADQ; via the coding sequence ATGGCCGTGAAGGACCGGGACCGGTTCTCCACCGCGACCAGGATCAAGCTGCTCGGCGAGCAGACGGCGGCCCGCGTCTACCGTTCCCAGACCAAGCGGCAGGCCCGCCGCTCCCGTCTGACCGGCCGGGCGGCGCTGCTCGCCCTGGTCCTGTGCACGTTGATCGTGGCCCTTGCCTACCCGATAAGGCAGTACGTCTCCCAGCGCGCCGACATCGCCGAGATGGAACGCGAACGCGACCAGGCCAGCCGGCGGGTCGAGCAGCTCCGCGACCTGAAGGCACGCTGGCAGGACGACGCGTACGCGGAGCAGCAGATCCGGCAGCGGCTGCACTATGTGATGCCGGGCGAGACCGGGTACATCGTGATCGATCCCGACGCGGCGAAGCAGTCGCGCGCAGACCTCGGCGCGGCCGACCGCCCCTGGTACGCGAACGTCTGGGACGGCGTGGACAAGGCCGACGCCGCCGACCAGTGA
- a CDS encoding ABC transporter permease has translation MFRTALRNVLAHKARLLMTVLAVMLGVAFVSGTLVFTNTLSNALQNSSAKGFDQVDVAVQPGYRDDVGDKIGKTPELTQALLDETAKVPGAASVIGVVSGFTAIADKDGKLVGDGFQSQGGNYWGGKDARYPLTDGAAPKGAGQVALDAKTADRAGYKVGDTVRLSVDGPVLSPTLSGIFTTDDGNVTAGGSLALFDTATAQRLFGKVGTYDEIDVKAAAGTSQTALKAALDKALPRDTVETTTRTKLAADQAEIISAGMSGLKQGLLVFAGIALFVGTFIIANTFTMLVAQRTKELALMRAVGASRRQVTRSVLIEAFVVGAVAAVTGLVAGIGIGAGLKALLGMIGATVPDGPLIVTPGTVGAALAVGILITMLAAWLPGRRAAKIPPVAAMSSVHATATTKSLVLRNTLGALFSGAGVAVVLAATTMSGSDGQAPMGIGAVLLIIGVFILTPLLSRPLIAAAGPFMRVFGVSGKLARQNSVRNPRRTAATASALMIGLTLITGMTVMAGSLQQAIDKMASASIRADYIVSMANGNGLSPDVAEKLAETPGVTAVSPLRDAFVRIDGATERVTGVTGATIGRLTKLTVDDGTFKVGGTQVVVDDSTAKSRDWKAGSAFTVGYEDGRKQRLTVAGVYEGNEVMSGIMADNTLLAPHRTDAADRSDRQVMVKTSDGADSATKDKLEKALGANPAIKIQDKKDLSNEIAQMFTLILNMLYGLLAMAVLVAVLGVINTLAMSVFERSQEIGMLRAIGLDRKGIKRMVRLESLVISLFGGVLGIGLGVFFGWAAGELLGTTMSTYELVLPWARMALFLLLAATVGVLAALWPARRAARLNMLAAIKSE, from the coding sequence ATGTTCCGTACCGCCCTGCGCAACGTACTCGCGCACAAGGCCAGACTCCTGATGACCGTGCTCGCCGTGATGCTCGGCGTCGCCTTCGTGTCCGGGACCCTGGTCTTCACCAACACCCTCTCGAACGCCCTCCAGAACAGCTCCGCCAAGGGCTTCGACCAGGTCGACGTCGCCGTGCAGCCGGGCTACCGGGACGATGTGGGCGACAAGATCGGCAAGACGCCGGAACTGACGCAGGCCCTGCTCGACGAGACCGCGAAGGTTCCGGGCGCCGCCTCCGTCATCGGTGTCGTGAGCGGCTTCACGGCCATCGCCGACAAGGACGGCAAGCTCGTCGGCGACGGTTTCCAGTCACAGGGCGGGAACTACTGGGGCGGCAAGGACGCCCGCTACCCGTTGACGGACGGCGCCGCGCCCAAGGGGGCCGGCCAGGTCGCCCTCGACGCGAAGACCGCCGACCGGGCCGGCTACAAGGTCGGCGACACCGTGCGCCTGTCGGTGGACGGCCCGGTGCTCTCCCCCACCCTCTCCGGCATCTTCACCACGGACGACGGCAACGTGACGGCGGGCGGCAGCCTCGCCCTCTTCGACACGGCGACCGCGCAGCGGCTCTTCGGCAAGGTGGGCACGTACGACGAGATCGACGTCAAGGCGGCGGCCGGGACGAGCCAGACCGCCCTCAAGGCGGCCCTCGACAAGGCCCTGCCACGGGACACCGTCGAGACCACGACACGCACCAAGCTGGCCGCCGACCAGGCGGAGATCATCTCCGCCGGCATGAGCGGCCTCAAGCAGGGCCTGCTGGTCTTCGCGGGCATCGCGCTGTTCGTCGGTACGTTCATCATCGCCAACACCTTCACCATGCTGGTCGCCCAGCGCACCAAGGAACTGGCCCTGATGCGGGCGGTCGGCGCCTCGCGCCGGCAGGTCACGCGGTCCGTGCTGATCGAGGCGTTCGTGGTCGGCGCGGTGGCGGCGGTGACCGGGCTGGTCGCGGGCATCGGCATCGGGGCCGGGCTGAAGGCGCTGCTGGGCATGATCGGCGCGACCGTGCCCGACGGGCCGCTGATCGTCACGCCGGGCACGGTCGGCGCGGCCCTCGCGGTCGGCATCCTCATCACCATGCTGGCGGCCTGGCTGCCCGGCCGCCGGGCGGCGAAGATCCCGCCGGTGGCAGCCATGAGCAGCGTCCACGCCACCGCGACCACCAAGTCGCTGGTGCTGCGCAACACACTGGGCGCGCTCTTCTCGGGCGCGGGTGTCGCCGTGGTCCTCGCGGCCACGACGATGAGCGGCTCGGACGGCCAGGCCCCCATGGGCATCGGCGCGGTACTGCTCATCATCGGTGTCTTCATCCTCACCCCCCTCCTCTCCCGTCCGCTGATCGCCGCCGCCGGCCCGTTCATGCGCGTGTTCGGCGTCTCCGGGAAGCTGGCCCGCCAGAACTCGGTCCGCAACCCCCGTCGTACGGCCGCCACGGCCTCCGCGCTGATGATCGGGCTCACCCTCATCACCGGGATGACGGTGATGGCGGGCAGCCTCCAGCAGGCGATCGACAAGATGGCGTCGGCCTCGATCAGGGCGGACTACATCGTCTCGATGGCCAACGGCAACGGGCTCTCCCCGGACGTCGCCGAGAAGCTGGCGGAGACACCCGGAGTGACCGCCGTCAGCCCCCTGCGCGACGCCTTCGTACGCATCGACGGCGCGACGGAGCGCGTGACCGGTGTCACCGGCGCCACCATCGGCAGGCTGACGAAGCTGACGGTCGACGACGGCACGTTCAAGGTCGGCGGCACCCAGGTGGTCGTGGACGACAGCACCGCGAAGTCCCGTGACTGGAAGGCGGGTTCGGCCTTCACCGTCGGCTACGAGGACGGCCGGAAGCAGCGTCTGACGGTGGCGGGCGTGTACGAGGGCAACGAGGTGATGAGCGGCATCATGGCCGACAACACCCTGCTGGCCCCGCACCGGACCGACGCGGCCGACCGGTCCGACAGGCAGGTCATGGTGAAGACCTCGGACGGCGCCGACAGCGCGACGAAGGACAAGCTGGAGAAGGCCCTGGGCGCCAACCCGGCCATCAAGATCCAGGACAAGAAGGACCTCTCCAACGAGATCGCGCAGATGTTCACGCTGATCCTGAACATGCTCTACGGCCTGCTGGCCATGGCGGTCCTGGTCGCGGTTCTCGGGGTCATCAACACGCTGGCCATGTCGGTCTTCGAACGCTCCCAGGAGATCGGCATGCTCCGCGCGATCGGCCTCGACCGCAAGGGCATCAAGCGGATGGTCCGCCTGGAGTCCCTGGTCATCTCCCTCTTCGGCGGCGTACTGGGCATCGGCCTGGGTGTGTTCTTCGGCTGGGCGGCCGGCGAACTGCTGGGCACGACCATGTCGACGTACGAACTCGTCCTGCCCTGGGCCAGGATGGCGCTCTTCCTGCTCCTCGCGGCCACGGTGGGTGTCCTGGCGGCCCTGTGGCCGGCCCGCCGCGCGGCCCGTCTGAACATGCTGGCGGCGATCAAGTCGGAGTAG
- a CDS encoding cyclopropane-fatty-acyl-phospholipid synthase family protein — protein sequence MPEAAPRLQSFAEQLLGAPLPMRIRAWDGSEAGPPGAPALVVRNRRALRRLLWKPGELGLARAWVAGDLDIEGDFYAALDHLSGLVWDRGEDARTLTEALREPGVRAAVRGLVKTAGLPLPPAPPREEVPRRRRRIHTRRTDKRAVSHHYDVGNDFYEVVLGPSMVYSCAYWEAPGGIPGGTSGELPGGATGLEDAQRDKLELVCRKLALMPGLRLLDVGCGWGSLAIHAAREHGVQVVGVTLSQEQAAYARKRVAEEGLADRVEIRVQDYRDVTDEPFDAVSSVGMAEHVGSEQYLTYARDLYALLKPGGRLLNHQIARPPRNDEDAYSLDGFIDAYVFPDGELAPVGTTVTQLERAGFEVRDVESIREHYALTLRRWVTNLEADWGRAQQLTSPGRARVWRLYMAASALAFEHNRLGVNQVLAVRTTGSGESGMPLRARTWN from the coding sequence ATGCCCGAAGCCGCGCCGCGGCTCCAGAGCTTCGCCGAACAGTTGCTGGGGGCCCCGCTCCCGATGCGTATCCGCGCCTGGGACGGTTCGGAGGCCGGGCCGCCCGGCGCTCCCGCACTGGTCGTCCGCAATCGCCGCGCCCTGCGCCGGCTGCTGTGGAAACCCGGCGAACTGGGGCTCGCCCGGGCCTGGGTCGCCGGTGACCTGGACATCGAGGGGGACTTCTACGCCGCCCTCGATCACCTGTCCGGGTTGGTCTGGGACCGCGGGGAGGACGCCCGGACTCTCACCGAGGCCCTGCGCGAACCCGGGGTGCGGGCCGCGGTGCGCGGGCTCGTGAAGACGGCCGGGCTTCCCCTGCCGCCCGCACCGCCCCGTGAGGAGGTTCCGCGGCGCCGCCGGCGGATCCACACCAGGCGCACCGACAAACGCGCCGTCAGCCACCACTACGACGTGGGCAACGACTTCTACGAGGTCGTCCTCGGCCCGTCCATGGTGTACTCCTGCGCCTACTGGGAAGCCCCCGGCGGAATCCCGGGCGGAACCTCCGGCGAGCTCCCCGGCGGTGCCACCGGCCTCGAAGACGCCCAGCGCGACAAGCTCGAACTCGTCTGCCGCAAGCTCGCCCTGATGCCGGGCCTGCGCCTCCTCGACGTCGGCTGCGGCTGGGGCTCCCTCGCCATCCACGCCGCCCGCGAGCACGGCGTACAGGTCGTCGGCGTCACCCTCTCGCAGGAACAGGCCGCGTACGCCCGTAAGCGCGTCGCGGAGGAAGGGCTCGCCGACCGGGTCGAGATCCGGGTGCAGGACTACCGGGACGTCACCGACGAGCCCTTCGACGCCGTCTCCTCCGTGGGGATGGCCGAGCATGTGGGAAGCGAGCAGTACCTGACGTACGCGCGTGATCTGTACGCCCTGCTCAAGCCTGGCGGCCGGCTGCTCAACCACCAGATCGCCCGCCCGCCGCGGAACGACGAGGACGCCTACAGCCTCGACGGGTTCATCGACGCCTACGTCTTCCCGGACGGCGAACTCGCGCCCGTCGGCACCACCGTCACCCAGCTCGAACGGGCCGGGTTCGAGGTGCGTGACGTCGAGTCGATCCGGGAGCACTACGCGCTGACCCTGCGCCGGTGGGTCACCAATCTGGAGGCCGACTGGGGGCGGGCCCAGCAGCTCACCAGCCCGGGGCGCGCCCGCGTCTGGCGGCTGTACATGGCGGCCTCCGCCCTCGCCTTCGAACACAACCGGCTCGGCGTCAACCAGGTCCTCGCCGTGCGGACCACAGGGTCCGGTGAATCCGGGATGCCCTTGCGGGCCCGTACCTGGAACTGA
- a CDS encoding NAD(P)/FAD-dependent oxidoreductase, giving the protein MSTTERPRILVVGGGYVGLYAARRILKKMRYGEATVTVVDPRSYMTYQPFLPETAAGSISPRHVVVPLRRVLPKAEVLTGRVTTIDQDRKVATIAPLVGEAYELPFDYLVIAMGAVSRTFPIPGLAEQGIGMKGIEEAIGLRNHVLEQLDKADSTTDEEIRRKALTFVFVGGGFAGAETIGEVEDMARDAAKYYTSVSREDMRFILVDAADKILPEVGPKLGQYGKEHLESRGVEIYLSTSMDSCVDGHVVLKNGLEVDSNTIVWTAGVKPNPVLSRFGLPLGPRGHVDAQPTLQVTGTDYIWAAGDNAQVPDVAARKAGVENAWCPPNAQHALRQAKVLGDNVVSGMRGFPQKEYAHSNKGAVAGLGLHKGVAMIVMGKLKITLKGRLAWYMHRGYHGLAMPTWNRKIRVFADWTLAMFLKREVVALGALETPREEFYEAAKPAPVAAAKKAVEKTEEKTEAKAS; this is encoded by the coding sequence ATGAGCACCACGGAGCGTCCCAGGATCCTCGTAGTAGGCGGTGGGTACGTAGGCCTGTACGCAGCTCGGCGCATCCTCAAGAAGATGCGCTACGGCGAGGCGACCGTCACGGTCGTCGACCCCCGGTCGTACATGACCTACCAGCCCTTCCTCCCCGAAACCGCCGCCGGCAGCATTTCGCCGCGCCACGTCGTCGTACCGCTGCGACGTGTGCTGCCCAAGGCGGAAGTTCTGACCGGTCGGGTCACCACCATCGACCAGGACCGCAAGGTCGCGACGATCGCCCCCCTCGTGGGTGAGGCGTACGAGCTGCCTTTCGACTACCTCGTCATCGCCATGGGCGCGGTCTCCCGCACCTTCCCGATCCCCGGCCTCGCCGAACAGGGCATCGGTATGAAGGGCATCGAGGAGGCCATCGGCCTGCGGAACCACGTCCTTGAGCAGCTGGACAAGGCCGACTCCACGACCGACGAGGAGATCCGCCGCAAGGCGCTCACCTTCGTCTTCGTCGGCGGGGGCTTCGCGGGTGCGGAGACCATCGGCGAGGTCGAGGACATGGCGCGCGACGCCGCGAAGTACTACACCAGCGTGTCCCGCGAGGACATGCGGTTCATTCTCGTCGACGCCGCCGACAAGATCCTTCCCGAGGTCGGCCCGAAGCTGGGCCAGTACGGCAAGGAGCACCTGGAGAGCCGCGGGGTCGAGATCTACCTCTCGACGTCGATGGACTCCTGTGTCGACGGCCATGTGGTCCTGAAGAACGGCCTCGAGGTCGACTCCAACACCATCGTGTGGACCGCGGGCGTCAAGCCCAACCCGGTCCTGTCGCGGTTCGGCCTGCCGCTGGGTCCGCGCGGTCACGTGGACGCGCAGCCGACGCTCCAGGTCACGGGTACGGACTACATCTGGGCCGCGGGCGACAACGCCCAGGTGCCGGACGTGGCCGCCCGCAAGGCCGGCGTGGAGAACGCCTGGTGCCCGCCGAACGCGCAGCACGCGCTGCGGCAGGCGAAGGTGCTCGGCGACAACGTGGTCTCCGGTATGCGGGGCTTCCCGCAGAAGGAGTACGCGCACTCCAACAAGGGCGCCGTCGCGGGTCTCGGCCTGCACAAGGGCGTCGCGATGATCGTCATGGGCAAGCTCAAGATCACGCTCAAGGGCCGGCTGGCGTGGTACATGCACCGCGGCTACCACGGTCTGGCGATGCCGACGTGGAACCGGAAGATCCGGGTGTTCGCGGACTGGACGCTGGCGATGTTCCTGAAGCGTGAGGTTGTGGCGCTGGGAGCGCTGGAGACTCCTCGTGAGGAGTTCTACGAGGCCGCGAAGCCGGCACCGGTCGCTGCCGCGAAGAAGGCCGTGGAGAAGACCGAGGAGAAGACAGAGGCCAAGGCCTCCTGA
- a CDS encoding DUF501 domain-containing protein: protein MDTPPPPTPRTEPTDADVEAFQQQLGRPPRGLRAIAHRCPCGQPDVVETAPRLPDGTPFPTTYYLTCPRAASAIGTLEANGVMKEMTERLATDPELAAAYRAAHDDYIARRDAIEVLEGFPSAGGMPDRVKCLHVLVGHSLAAGPGVNPLGDEAIAMLPEWWAKGPCVMRSTPPEGEGWVVHENGSGHFAFKPTDPTDSPDPVQSGKSDK, encoded by the coding sequence ATGGACACGCCCCCGCCTCCCACCCCGCGCACCGAGCCGACCGACGCGGACGTCGAGGCCTTCCAGCAGCAGCTGGGCCGCCCGCCGCGCGGGCTGCGCGCCATCGCACACCGCTGTCCCTGCGGCCAGCCGGACGTCGTGGAGACGGCTCCGCGGCTGCCGGACGGCACGCCCTTCCCCACGACGTACTACCTGACGTGCCCGCGCGCCGCCTCGGCGATCGGCACGCTGGAGGCGAACGGCGTGATGAAGGAGATGACGGAACGCCTGGCGACGGACCCGGAACTGGCCGCCGCCTACCGGGCCGCGCACGACGACTACATCGCCCGCCGTGACGCGATCGAGGTCCTGGAGGGCTTCCCGAGCGCGGGCGGCATGCCGGACCGCGTGAAGTGCCTGCACGTCCTCGTGGGCCACTCGCTGGCCGCCGGCCCCGGGGTGAACCCGCTGGGCGACGAGGCGATCGCGATGCTGCCCGAGTGGTGGGCGAAGGGACCCTGCGTGATGCGCTCGACCCCTCCGGAGGGGGAGGGCTGGGTGGTGCACGAGAACGGGTCCGGCCACTTCGCGTTCAAGCCGACGGACCCGACGGACTCCCCGGACCCGGTGCAGTCAGGGAAGAGCGACAAGTGA